A genomic segment from Pseudomonas sessilinigenes encodes:
- the trpC gene encoding indole-3-glycerol phosphate synthase TrpC produces MSVPTVLEKILARKVEEVAERSARTTLAELESLARAADAPRGFARALQEQARLKHPAVIAEIKKASPSKGVIREDFVPAEIARSYEKGGATCLSVLTDVDYFQGADSYLQQARAACKLPVIRKDFMIDPYQIVEARALGADCVLLIVAALDDVRMAELAAVAKGVGLDVLVEVHDGDELERALKTLDTPLVGINNRNLHTFDVDLETTLDLLPRIPRDRLVITESGILNRADVELMEISDVYSFLVGEAFMRAENPGTELQRLFFPERGLPVTGSTLD; encoded by the coding sequence ATGAGTGTGCCGACAGTTCTGGAAAAGATCCTCGCCCGCAAGGTCGAAGAGGTTGCCGAGCGCAGCGCGCGCACTACCCTGGCCGAACTGGAGAGCCTGGCGCGGGCGGCCGATGCCCCGCGAGGTTTTGCCAGGGCCCTGCAAGAGCAGGCCAGGCTCAAGCACCCTGCGGTGATCGCCGAGATCAAGAAAGCCTCGCCGAGCAAGGGCGTGATCCGTGAGGACTTCGTTCCCGCCGAGATCGCCAGGAGCTACGAGAAGGGCGGCGCCACCTGTTTGTCGGTGCTTACCGATGTGGACTACTTCCAGGGCGCTGATAGCTATCTGCAGCAGGCTCGGGCGGCATGCAAGCTGCCAGTGATCCGCAAGGACTTCATGATCGATCCGTACCAGATTGTCGAGGCCCGGGCGCTGGGTGCCGACTGCGTGCTGCTGATCGTTGCTGCGCTGGACGATGTGCGGATGGCGGAGCTGGCGGCAGTAGCCAAGGGCGTTGGCCTGGACGTACTGGTGGAAGTACATGATGGCGATGAGCTGGAACGGGCCTTGAAAACCCTGGATACGCCGCTGGTCGGGATCAACAACCGCAACTTGCACACCTTCGATGTCGATCTGGAAACCACTCTCGACCTGCTGCCGCGGATTCCTCGCGACCGCTTGGTGATCACCGAGAGCGGTATTCTCAACCGGGCCGATGTCGAGCTGATGGAAATCAGCGATGTCTATTCGTTCCTGGTCGGCGAAGCCTTCATGCGTGCCGAGAACCCGGGCACTGAGTTGCAGCGCCTGTTTTTCCCGGAGCGTGGTTTGCCGGTCACGGGGTCGACCCTGGACTGA
- a CDS encoding lipoate--protein ligase family protein: MIQPTALSVEAGLQAEQDLLAQVCAGEQEFGLLFWQPIDRALVMPRRLSRLTGFEQACLASEANGWPVLLRETGGEPVPQSAATVNIALVYAPPRSEGDQGRIETAYRRLCQPICDLLSELGGTPSLGEVDGAFCDGRFNVNLDGRKMVGTAQRWRQSKGGQRPVGLVHGALLLENERESMVGAVNTFNQAYGLEQRCRAESHIALHEAFAAPDAIARLDSLYRQMLRGFLPV, from the coding sequence ATGATCCAACCCACTGCCCTTAGCGTCGAAGCCGGCCTGCAGGCCGAGCAGGATCTGCTGGCCCAGGTATGTGCCGGCGAACAGGAGTTCGGCCTGCTGTTCTGGCAGCCTATCGATCGGGCGCTGGTCATGCCTCGACGCCTGAGTCGCTTGACCGGTTTCGAACAGGCCTGCCTGGCCTCGGAGGCTAACGGTTGGCCGGTTTTGCTACGCGAGACCGGCGGTGAGCCTGTGCCTCAGTCAGCCGCCACGGTGAACATCGCATTGGTCTATGCCCCGCCTCGTAGCGAGGGGGACCAGGGCCGGATCGAAACCGCTTATCGCCGCTTGTGCCAGCCGATCTGCGACCTGCTCAGTGAGCTGGGCGGTACCCCCTCGCTGGGAGAGGTAGACGGCGCCTTCTGTGACGGACGCTTCAACGTCAATCTCGATGGCCGCAAGATGGTCGGTACAGCCCAGCGCTGGCGCCAGAGCAAAGGTGGCCAGAGGCCGGTGGGCCTGGTGCATGGTGCGCTGCTGCTGGAGAACGAGCGCGAGTCGATGGTGGGCGCTGTCAATACATTCAATCAGGCTTACGGCCTGGAGCAGCGTTGTCGGGCCGAGAGTCATATCGCTTTGCATGAGGCTTTTGCCGCCCCGGATGCGATCGCACGCCTGGACAGCCTCTACCGGCAAATGCTCAGGGGCTTCCTGCCGGTTTAG
- a CDS encoding aminodeoxychorismate/anthranilate synthase component II gives MLLMIDNYDSFTYNVVQYLGELGAEVKVVRNDELTVAEIEALKPERIVVSPGPCTPTEAGVSLEAIKYFAGKLPILGVCLGHQSIGQAFGGQVVRARQVMHGKTSPVFHRDLGVFGGLNMPLTVTRYHSLVVKRETLPECLEVTAWTQLEDGSVDEIMGLRHKTLNIEGVQFHPESILTEQGHELFANFLKQSGGTR, from the coding sequence ATGTTGCTGATGATCGATAACTACGACTCCTTTACCTACAACGTCGTGCAGTACCTGGGCGAGCTGGGAGCCGAGGTGAAGGTGGTGCGCAATGATGAGCTGACCGTGGCCGAGATCGAAGCGCTCAAGCCCGAGCGCATCGTGGTTTCGCCTGGCCCTTGCACGCCGACCGAGGCTGGCGTTTCCCTCGAGGCGATCAAGTATTTCGCCGGCAAGCTGCCGATCCTGGGCGTTTGCCTGGGCCACCAGTCCATCGGCCAGGCCTTCGGTGGCCAGGTGGTGCGGGCCCGGCAAGTGATGCATGGCAAGACCAGCCCGGTATTCCATCGCGACCTGGGCGTGTTCGGTGGCCTGAACATGCCGTTGACCGTGACTCGCTACCATTCCCTGGTGGTCAAGCGCGAGACCTTGCCCGAGTGCCTTGAAGTCACTGCCTGGACCCAGCTGGAAGATGGTTCGGTCGACGAAATCATGGGCCTGCGCCACAAGACACTGAATATCGAGGGTGTGCAATTCCACCCTGAATCTATCCTCACCGAGCAGGGCCACGAGCTGTTCGCCAACTTCCTCAAACAGAGCGGCGGCACGCGCTAA
- the trpE gene encoding anthranilate synthase component I: MIREEFLRLAAAGYNRIPLACETLADFDTPLSIYLKLADQPNSYLLESVQGGEKWGRYSIIGLPCRTVLRVHGYRISVTHDGVEIESREVADPLAFVEEFKARYNVPTIAGLPRFNGGLVGYFGYDCVRYVEPRLGQCPNPDPLGVPDILLMVSDAVVVFDNLAGKMHTIVLADPSQDDAFESGQARLQELLEQLRQPIAPRRGLDLDRPPAGEPVFRSSFTQDDYERAVEAIKEYILAGDCMQVVPSQRMSIDFTAAPIDLYRALRCFNPTPYMYFFNFGDFHVVGSSPEVLVRVEDNLITVRPIAGTRPRGATEEADQALEQDLLSDAKEIAEHLMLIDLGRNDTGRVSEIGSVKLTEKMVIERYSNVMHIVSNVTGQMKEGLTAMDALRAILPAGTLSGAPKIRAMEIIDELEPVKRGVYGGAVGYFAWNGNMDTAIAIRTAVIKDGELHVQAGGGIVADSVPTLEWEETLNKRRAMFRAVALAEQSPASKA, encoded by the coding sequence ATGATTCGCGAAGAATTCCTGCGCCTGGCAGCAGCCGGCTACAACCGTATCCCGCTGGCCTGCGAAACCCTTGCCGACTTCGACACCCCGTTGTCGATCTACCTGAAACTGGCCGACCAGCCCAACTCCTATCTCCTGGAGTCGGTGCAGGGGGGCGAGAAATGGGGGCGTTATTCGATTATCGGCCTGCCGTGCCGCACCGTGCTGCGGGTGCACGGCTACCGGATCAGCGTGACCCATGATGGCGTCGAGATCGAAAGCCGCGAAGTAGCTGATCCGCTGGCCTTCGTCGAAGAATTCAAGGCGCGCTACAACGTACCGACCATCGCCGGCCTGCCACGCTTCAATGGCGGCCTGGTGGGGTATTTCGGTTATGACTGCGTGCGCTATGTGGAGCCGCGCCTGGGCCAGTGCCCGAACCCTGATCCGCTTGGCGTGCCGGATATCCTGCTGATGGTCTCCGATGCCGTGGTGGTGTTCGACAACCTCGCGGGCAAGATGCACACGATCGTGCTGGCCGACCCGAGCCAGGACGATGCCTTTGAGTCTGGCCAGGCACGCCTGCAAGAACTGCTCGAGCAGCTGCGCCAGCCAATCGCGCCGCGCCGTGGGCTGGACCTGGACCGACCGCCTGCCGGCGAACCGGTGTTTCGCTCCAGTTTCACCCAGGACGACTACGAGCGTGCGGTGGAGGCCATCAAGGAATACATCCTGGCTGGTGACTGCATGCAGGTGGTGCCCTCCCAGCGCATGTCCATCGACTTCACGGCCGCGCCCATCGACCTGTACCGGGCCCTGCGCTGCTTCAACCCGACGCCGTACATGTATTTCTTCAACTTCGGCGACTTCCACGTTGTGGGCAGTTCGCCGGAGGTACTGGTCAGGGTCGAGGACAACCTGATCACCGTGCGCCCGATCGCCGGTACTCGCCCGCGGGGTGCTACCGAAGAAGCCGACCAGGCCCTGGAGCAGGATCTGCTGTCGGATGCCAAGGAAATCGCCGAGCACCTGATGCTGATCGACCTGGGCCGCAATGACACCGGGCGGGTCTCCGAGATCGGTTCGGTGAAACTCACCGAGAAGATGGTCATCGAGCGTTATTCCAACGTGATGCACATCGTCTCCAACGTCACCGGTCAAATGAAGGAAGGCCTGACGGCGATGGACGCACTACGGGCGATCCTGCCGGCGGGCACTCTGTCCGGCGCGCCGAAGATCCGCGCCATGGAAATCATCGATGAGCTGGAACCGGTCAAGCGCGGGGTCTACGGCGGTGCCGTGGGTTACTTTGCCTGGAACGGCAACATGGACACCGCCATCGCCATCCGTACGGCAGTGATCAAGGATGGCGAGCTGCATGTGCAGGCCGGTGGCGGCATCGTCGCCGACTCGGTACCGACCCTGGAGTGGGAAGAGACGCTGAACAAGCGTCGAGCAATGTTCCGTGCCGTGGCACTGGCTGAACAATCCCCCGCATCCAAGGCTTGA
- the trpD gene encoding anthranilate phosphoribosyltransferase, which yields MDIKTALSRIVGHLDLSTDEMRDVMRQIMTGQCTDAQIGAFMMAMRMKSESIDEIVGAVSVMRELADKVELKTLDGVVDVVGTGGDGANIFNVSTASAFVVSAAGCTVAKHGNRAVSGKSGSADLLESAGVYLNLTPVQVARCIDNVGIGFMFAQSHHGAMKYAAGPRRDLGLRTLFNMLGPLTNPAGVKHQVVGVFTQALCRPLAEVLQRMGSKHVLVVHSQDGLDEFSLAAPTYVAELKNDQITEYWVQPEDLGIKSQSLFGLVVESPAASLELIRDALGRRKTEHGQKAAEMIVLNAGAALYAADHASSLKEGVALAHDALHTGLAREKLEELGAFTAVFKQENEG from the coding sequence ATGGATATCAAGACTGCCCTGAGCCGTATCGTCGGCCACCTGGACCTGAGTACCGATGAGATGCGCGATGTCATGCGCCAGATCATGACCGGTCAATGCACCGATGCACAGATCGGCGCTTTCATGATGGCCATGCGCATGAAGAGCGAAAGCATCGACGAGATCGTCGGTGCCGTATCGGTGATGCGCGAGCTGGCCGACAAGGTCGAGCTCAAGACCCTCGACGGTGTGGTGGATGTGGTCGGTACCGGTGGCGACGGTGCCAACATCTTCAACGTTTCCACCGCGTCGGCCTTCGTGGTGTCGGCCGCGGGCTGCACCGTTGCCAAGCACGGCAACCGTGCCGTATCCGGCAAGAGTGGCAGCGCCGACTTGCTGGAGTCGGCCGGGGTCTATTTGAACCTGACGCCCGTGCAGGTGGCACGCTGCATCGATAACGTCGGCATCGGCTTCATGTTCGCCCAATCCCACCATGGCGCCATGAAGTATGCCGCCGGCCCGCGCCGGGACCTGGGCCTGCGCACGCTGTTCAACATGCTCGGCCCGCTTACGAATCCGGCCGGTGTGAAGCACCAGGTGGTGGGCGTGTTCACCCAAGCCCTGTGCCGGCCGTTGGCCGAAGTGTTGCAGCGCATGGGCAGCAAGCATGTACTGGTGGTGCATTCCCAGGATGGCCTGGATGAGTTCAGCCTGGCGGCGCCGACTTATGTCGCGGAGCTGAAAAACGACCAGATCACCGAGTATTGGGTGCAGCCGGAAGACCTGGGCATCAAGAGCCAGAGCCTGTTCGGCCTGGTGGTGGAAAGCCCGGCGGCGTCCCTGGAGCTGATTCGTGATGCCCTGGGGCGGCGCAAGACCGAGCATGGCCAGAAGGCCGCTGAAATGATCGTACTCAATGCCGGCGCCGCCCTGTATGCGGCGGACCATGCCAGTAGCCTCAAAGAAGGGGTCGCCCTGGCCCACGACGCTTTGCACACCGGTCTGGCCCGGGAAAAGCTCGAGGAACTGGGCGCCTTTACCGCGGTGTTCAAGCAGGAGAATGAAGGATGA